From the genome of Vicia villosa cultivar HV-30 ecotype Madison, WI unplaced genomic scaffold, Vvil1.0 ctg.000977F_1_1, whole genome shotgun sequence:
atttgaaacttcatttCTATCGTGGAAATTTTGATGCTTTTGAGAGTGGGTATGAACAGCGTCGTAGAGAGGTGAATAAGAAGTATGAGATTTATGACAAGCAAATGAAAGCAGCTAGAAGGACTGGAAACAAGGCTCAACAAGATAAGGTGAAGGATCGAGCTAAGTTTGCAGCTGCTAAGGAAGCGTCGAAAAGCAAAAGTAAGGGAAAGGGTGATGAGGATGAGGCCCAAGTAGAGGTACCGCACAAGTGGAGAGACTACAGCGTGGCGTTCCACTTTCCCGAACCTACCGAGCTCACACCTCCACTGCTGCAGGTTATTAATGTGAGCTTTAGCTATCCAAACCGAGAGGATTTCAGACTCTCAGATGTTGATGTTGGCATTGATATGGGGACTCGTGTTGCCTTTGTTGGGCCTAACGGAGCTGGAAAATCTACACTGCTAAATCTTTTAGCCGGTGATTTGAATCCAAAGGAAGGTGAAGTTCAAAGGAGTCAGAAGTTGAGAATAGGAAGATACTCCCAACATTTTGTGGACCTACTGACGATGGACGAAACACCTGTTCAGTACCTCCTTCGCCTCCACCCAGACCAGGAGGGGCTTAGTAAGCAGGAGGCCGTCCGTGCAAAACTTGGCAAATTTGGGCTACCTAGTCATAATCATCTTACCCCCATTGTCAAACTATCAGGAGGGCAGAAATCTCGGGTCGTTTTCACGTCCATATCCATGTCAAGACCTCACATTTTATTGTTAGATGAACCCACAAATCATCTGGATATGCAAAGTATTGATGCGTTGGCCGATGCGCTGGATGAATTCACAGGTGGAGTTATTCTTGTTAGTCACGATTCTAGATTGATATCACGGGTCTGTGATGATGATGAAAGGAGTCAAATTTGGATTGTTGAGGATGGCACTGTCAGAATTTTCCCCAAAACATTTGAAGATTACAAGGAAGGTTTGCTGAAAGTGATTAAAGCTGAAGTTGATGATTGAGCTTCCTCTTGTGAGAAGGCGACAATTTCCAATTGCATTTCTTTGTTTAAAGCTGAAGTTGATGATTGATGACAACAGTTTTATGGCAACAATCCATCCAATGGAGCTCTTTGATGGTCGCAGAATTGAAGGATCAGAGTTTGGAGGtttcaaagacaaaagtcagtCGCCGAATATTGCCACAGAATGCATGCAAGGAGTAATGATCAACTCTACTTCCAAACTAACTTCTTTATCATAGTTATTTTAGCTAGATATCTATCTAAACTAACTGCTTTTATGgatttttaagttattttttaccTGTACATACTGTGAATTGAATTTCTGATATccatattttaatcatattttaatcGTTCTTCAGCATCAAACACTTCATGGACGACTTATAGCAGGATTGTGTCCTTGGTTTTTTGCTGACAGTGAAGTTTCTTGTAGAGCTCAAACGCTGAAATGCCTTATATGGAGATATGTTTGTTCCTATGAAAGTTTCTCAATGAAGATGGTTTATAAGTTTATGGAGGTGTACTTTCAGATTTTTTTCAGAAgtatatttttggaaaaaaaattttaaaatgtacTTTCAGATTATTTTTTTTGATAATATGAGAGTGGCTAACTCACGAAATGCTAAAATATATGTCCGGAAAAACACTTCTAGAATTGAGAAGTATTTTTTATTTGGGTGCGCTAACACGAAGTGTACAAAGTATCCCTCAATAACAATCATAATGATACTGATGGGATCAAAAGCAGTGATACTGAAGAGATAGTAATTCTCAGTCACATGATCAATTTATACATCATCaactaggggtgatcaaaaccaaaccaacccaatagaaaaccgcaaactaaaccaaaccaaaccgaaaccgcaaaaaaccgcatttggttcgaattagtttgggtcagtttttacaaaaccgcacggttcggttcgatttgcggtttgtattttataaaccgaaccaaaccgaatcaaaccgcactatgttacaacctaaattttactaactcacgtccaacccaaacttaaacttattatacattagcattatgattacgaacaattttctcatccttacacatataatttcagtcccgatcttctaaaatctctaataacattatcgcaccttctttgccacatacatcttccctcttcttctataatctttactctcttatattctttctttttcaccttctcatttttatgtaaatgttccgtatttcagtttcgtttttatcgcatatcttcttctctaatctctcaacactttttttctttttcactttcactaatctttcgtctcttctatttttttgtttcgttataataatttttatattgttttatgctattattttatgtttaatatttcacttttgtctaatttaatttttacatattaaatggaaaattgttgtcaaaatatgacgagttttgttgttatttgatagtgtatgaatgtataaatacaaaattatgttatcatctatatgtgtatgtatggcttaataaaatatttgtaaaaaaccgaaccaaccgaaccgaaccaaaccgcattagtttggtttggtttggttcggattttttttaaaagccaaccgaaccaaactaaaccgcactattttttctcttgcagttcggatgatttttttcgtcaaaaccgtccaaaccgcaccgcgagcacccctatcaTCAACTGAGCCCAAGATATAACAAGTGTATTCTAGAAGAGGCAACACGGCCAATAGTAGCAATTTATAGTTTGTAGTCAGTGACGTGGCTTGGAGTGAGGAGATCAACTAATCATTTTCACACTATAAGGATTAGGAAGTTAGGTGAGAGGGTCACCCTGGATTTATTGTTAGTAGATTTGTAAGAAATGAACAGGGAGCTCTAGCTTTTCTATAGGAAGTTAGTAGAGGGGAGAATAGATTGGGCCGAGTTAAGCTTTGGTTAGTTTGAGCATGTTTTGTTAAAAATATCAAAGTCTAAGTTTGACCCGTGACCTATcatagatttaatttagatttgaGTCTGGCTTTTTCGAATGTTTGATTGACCTACTAACCTACTTAAAATAGTATTTCATTTGAACATATGTAAATAAGTAATTTAAATAATGTTTATATAGACTAAAAAACTAaaagatcaattttactaaaatttgtttgcattgacttttCTAATTTTACCTAAtagcataaattttgtgagaCTATTTATTTACGAAAACTTATGAAAACACAAAGACTTACCTTTTAGGTGGCCTTGCCTATTCCCTCCCCTAGAGTCGGGCTCTAGTCAAAACATAGGGATTTACTATCCTAAATATGTAATTCTCCATTATTACATTAATAAAGCTCTTAATTTCCCTAGTTGTGTTAATTGTTGTTAGTTGTTATCTCAAAATGAGTCGTTTGTAAAATGGATTTAATTGTTCTTCAACTGATTATGTTGATTTTGGTCAATTATCACtttgtctacaatctttaatagattTTGATTCATGATCTCCATTATTATTTATAACCTTTAATGCTATATTATACTCCCTCTGTCTCaaaatataagataaaaaaaacatttttcttgtcccaaaatataagagaaaaatatcatctttcatatttttaagataaaattaaatgcaaattgttTTTGGTTTACATTCTCTCTAATCTTTTCTATATCCAACAGCCAATCAGATTTATTTTTACATCTTTCTAAGCACTTTATTTCATTAAACccacaaattaaataattatgtttatatttttcttaataagtgtgttttttgttttttctcttatattttgggacggagggagtataaaaagacattgtcaatattgattttattttgcttCCATCAcattttattcataaaataatttattgaaacctctttattttcataaattttagaTACCTGGTTAATTCTTCtgaaactcaaaaataaattatgtcaaaGTACTCTTAGagttttcatatcctcacttgaaTCATCTTTAATTTTATCTCCTTTTTTATATAGGGGACTTTTAATATTAGGATCAACTTGCTTATCACGTTTCATGCTCGGTTctaactcatttgcaatattagatTGTCCAACAGGAGAATCTACTTTGATTGAAGTATTAGCAAATGATAATTGGTTTTATAaattttgcaaatgaataatatttcaaACTTATGATTCATATTAATTTATACGAGGATCaagataataatttattttaaatggttTATTTGAACTTCATATTTACTCTTCTAATAACTTATTCTTGTAGGAATTAACCCCAATCTTGGAGATAATCCGAATTgatcttgatgaacaagaatcAATCTTTTTGATTGATTACTCCTCTTATTCTTTACTCTTCTGTTGAGTGAATCAACCACATCTTGGTTGCAAGATGATTCTGCTACACAAAGATTTGAGAAGAAAAGGGAAAACGAGAAATTAGAGTTTTTAGAAAGGAGAAGGGAAGAAGAAAGACTTGTGTAATTTGCCGAAAAACTTTCTGCTTTCTATttgaaaaagcaaaatgtcaatttcttaatttctttttatGTTCACAGTGATAGGTACCTCCTTATTTATAGCTCAGTTTTCTTGTTCACCAAGCAAactctaactaactaactaactaactcaaCTAATACACAAAACGACAGTTAAGTCCAACTCTGTCAAAATACACTCCTTTGACAACTACAAACTTTGGCAACTATTTGGTGCATTCGACTCTCTGTTGAATACAATTAATACACACTCTATCGAATACTGCTTCAACACAAAGAATTACATgatcaacacaccacctaattcatttcTCCACAAATCTTCCCTGTAATTTCTTCGACCAAATTCATCATCCATGTTACTTGACATGCGCAAGTATATAGTCAACCTCACATGATATTAGTGTTACTAGTGGTTCTTTTTTTGAGCTCCAAGCAACtagtgcaccacctagcataaacacaaaACCAATTTTGGATTTTCTATCCTCAACATCACAACACCAAATTTACTCGGTGTAATCCACTAGCTTGtgttattttctttcatttgttGTAGGAAATAAAATACCATAGTGGAGAGTTCCTTTGACATGCGTCAATATCTACTTCGTTGTTACAAGGTGTGATACATTTGACTTTTGCATGAATCTACTCACCATACCTATAATATGTGCTACATTAGACCTTatgtgacaaaggtatcttaaTGATCCAATAAGTCTTATGTAATGTGTTTGATCGGCATCATCTTAATCTGAGTCCTTCGACTGTTGATACTCAAAATTCTAATGTGCTGAAGTAAAAGCGCTTCCTCCatatttaaaatagttttcttGGGAAAACAACTGATTCCATTTGATCTCATTAGTGGTTTTTTTTATCTAGTTTGGAAAAAGAGAAGCTTAGGAGAGTGTTGAAAAAGAATAATGAAACACATGGATGAAACATATTTGATGTAAAGAGGAGAAATTTGACTAATTGCATGTATAAGATCAAGCtttatttaaaactaattatacAGTAATATAAGTTTTAAGGAAGCACCTGATTATATGTTCAAACAACTAAGCTAATGACCAAAAAATGCAgtatgggaggcaacccacaaaTTTGGGTGGTTTAATTTTTCGTtttgtttctctttctttttGATAATTTGTAATGTTTGCTTGAAGTTAATGAAGTGCTTTGCTATTTTATTTAAGGCTTAATTACACTTTTGGTCCTCGTGTTTTAACCAACTCACGAAAATGGTCCTGCCTCTTTGAAATCCACGATTTTGGTCCTAACCTCCACTTCCCCCTCCCAAAACGCTGATGTGTCATTAAAAAAGCTTATGTGGCATGGCTGACCTGGTTAATTACAATATAAATCACtttttattatttgtaaaaattctgaaatttattttaattgaattaatgcTCAGTAACCACTAAAAATTAAACCATTCCATTGCACTTCTTATTTTCATTCTCTTACCTCCAACCAAGAACACAGAACATCGTCTTCTTCACTGCAAAAGCTTTGAACGAGGAACAATTGAAGAACATGGCAAGCAACGGTGTGAATAACCCGAAATTTACATTCAGGTATGTATTACGACTAGGGTTTCTATTTCTATTCATGCTTACTGTTTCTATTAGGGTTTTAAGAAGGTAGCACACTAGTTAgggtttctatttctattttgtaTTTCGTATGGATGGTTATTCTGTTGTGTTGATATTCACAGGCCAAGTGAAATACAAAGGTTGAGGCTACGTATTAACCATAGGGGTAGATTTGTTAGTTTTCCTGTCAAATGTTACGTGGAGGGTTTAGTTTATGAGATGGATTTTAGTGTTGATGTTGATTTTGTGAACTATAAGGACATTAAAAGCCTGGTCCTTAAGCTTGGGTTTGCGCAGTTTAAGTGTTTGTGGTACCAGCATCCAAAACTATCATTTCAGCGTGGACTCAAGCCATTAAACTCAGATGGTGACTTGTTGCAGCTTATTGAAGATTCAAAAGGTCATAGCTTAGTAGATGTCTTTGTTGAACATGAGGTGGATATACCAGAAGTAGTTGAGTTTGGTGATGAAGGCCCTGAGGATGATGATGTCTTTAATGAAGCCCTTTTAGATGAAGATGTTAGTAATGCTGAGAAAGAAGTTCCTAATGGAGTCAACAATGAAGTTCCTGTGGATGGTAGTGTCAACAATGAAGTTCCTGTGGATGGTAGTGTTAACAATGAAGTTCCTGTGGATGGTAGTGTTAACACAGAAGTTCCTGTGGATGGTAGTGTTAACACTGAAGTTCCTGTGGATGGTGGTGTCAACACTGAAGTTCCCCTAGATGGTGGTTTCAACATTGAAGTTCATGTGGATGGTGGTGTCAGTACTGAAGATCCTATTAATGATGAAGTTCCTTTGGATAATAATGATGCTGAAGATGTCAATATGGAAGTTCCTAATGGAGTAAATGTTGATGAAGAAGTTAATACGAATTCTGATAGTGAAGAAGATGGGGATTATGTTCCAAGTGATGTTGAAAGTGAAAGTGACTTAGATATTCCTATTGAAGGAGGAGAATGGGATTGGACACATGAATTACCTAATGAGACATTTGCTGACAATAATCAGGAGGGTGGTAATCTAAATGAACCACAATCTGCTATATATGAAGAGTCAGACCAAGATGAGAGTGATTTGCATACTCCAGTGGAAAGTGATGATGAAGTTGTTCACAAAAGGAAATTTCCAACTTTCAAGGTGTCTGATAATGGTGATCCAGTTAGGTTTGAGTTGGGTATGCAGTTTGTCTCAAAGGAAGTCATCATAGATGCTGTGAAGGACTGTGCTATGGAAACAAGGACTAACCTATGGTTAAAGAAAAATGATGCAATTAGGGTTGTGGTAAAATGTCAATTAGGTTGCCCATTTCATATGTTAGTTGCTAAAAGAAGTGGAAGTCAGTATTGGCAAGTGACAAGTTTGAAACCTAAACATGAGTGTGTTAGGTCTGCTGGCAATAAACAGGCTAAAACTAGATGGCTTGCAAGGAAGTTTATTCCATTGATTAGACATACTCCCCACATCAAACCAAGTGGATTGGCAGAAGAAGCATTTATAAGGTGGAATGTTAAACTCAATCATTTTCAGGCATATAGGGCAAAGAAGAGAGCTTTGGAGCTGATAGAGGGTGCTGCTAGTGAGCAGTATGCACACTTGAGGAATTATGCTGAAGAGATTAGAAGGTCAAATCCTAATAGCACAGTGATTATCAAATGTGGACAGTCTGAAATAGGACCTGTTTTTGAGAGGATTTACATTTGCTTGGAAGCTTGCAAGGCTGCATTTGCCAGCACATGTAGACCATTAATTGGATTAGATGCTTGCTTCTTGAAAGGTGAACATGGTGGTCAGCTTATATCAGCTATAGGCAAGGATGGAAACAACCAGATAATGCCTATTGCATATGCTGTGGTTGAAGCTGAAACAAGGGATTCTTGGTAGTGGTTTGTTGACCTTCTATTAGAAGATCTTAACCAAATTATACCTAAACAGTATGCATTTATTTCTGACCAGCAAAAGGTATGCATTTAATTATGTTTATTATTGATTTGTATAATAGTGATTTCTATAAGTATGTAAATCATGATATTCTATAATGTGACAGGGACTTGTGGAGGTGATTAAAGGACTTGGAGAGAATGTTGAACACATGTTGTGTGTCAAACATCTGTATGGAAACTGGAAGAAGAGATTCCCAGGAGCTCACATGAAGGAACTATTATGGAAAGCTGCTAGAGCTACTACTGTGCCAGATTGGAACTCTGCAATGCAGAAAATGAAGGatataaatgaagctgcatacAATGAAATTTCCAAGGTCCAACCTGCACAGTGGTCTAGATCAGCATTTAGCACTAACACAACATGTGATTTGCAGGTCAATAACATGTGTGAAGCTTTCAATAGGGCAATACTCAACATAAGGGACAAACCAATCATCACTTTGCTTGAGGGTGTCAAACATTACATAACTGTGAGGATTGTGAAGCAAAGGCAAATGCTTGAAAGGATCAATGGTGATATATGTCCCAAGATTCAGTCAATAATTGAGAAAAACAAGAGAGCTGCTGGAGGGTGGAAGGCAACTTGGCATGGTGATGTGGAAATGACTAAGTTCAGTGTGTGTAATGAATCTGACACATATGTTGTGAACCTGGCAGAAAAGACTTGTGCTTGTCGTAAATGGGACCTATCAGGTATACCTTGTGCACATGCTATTGTGTGCATATGGTACAATGGCTTGGTTGTTGAAAACTATGTCTCATCTTACTATAGGTATGTAACTGTTTTGGTATAACATGTCTCATTGCATTTATGTCTCATTTTATATATGATACAATGGCTGTGCTGTGATATTTATTGTGCTATTTATTATTGGTTAATTGCAGAAAATCACAGTGCCTTGCAACTTATGCTCATATTGTGCTGCCATCAAATGGACCAAGATTGTGGCCAGTCACAAATACTGAACACATCCATCCACCAGTCATGAGACGGGCACCAGGAAGACCCAAGAAGCTGAGGAACAAGAGCAATGATGAGCCAAAAAATTCTGGTGTGCTACCAAGGCAGTTGAAGACTGTAAAATGCACACATTGTGGAAAGTATGGGCATAATAGTAGGACATGTAAAGGCAAAAGTGCTGCTGACAGGCAGATTCCAAAGGGAGGAAACAAGCAGCCTAATAAGAAGCAGAAAGCAAATGATGCTGAAGTTATTCCTCAAGGGTCACAGGCTCCACAAACACAACCATCTCAGCAGTAGATTAGGCTTAAGTTAATTTTTGTTCTGTTTTGTGTGGTAGCAACATTTTGTTAACTTTGTTGTGTTGTATGATATGCTCCACAATCATCTTGGTTATGTACTGTCTTTTTTTGGATATGTAATGCTTATGTTGGATATGTAATGGCTATCTTGATTATGTACTCACTGCTTTAACAATTGGTGCAGCTATATGTAATGACAATCTCTTTGATATGTGATGTTTTATATGTGCAGCTATATGTTTACACAATTAAGTACACACTATGATGGTAGCACACACTATGATGGCAGCACAATTAAGTACACACTTTTTCAATACAATAATTTTCATTCAAACAATATTCAGTAAACCATAACATATCAAGTTTAGAACAACAAGGCAGACATTCTTACATAATACCTAACAAAGAAGACAAAATAACCTCCTAAACATAACAACTAATTTCATCACATTCTTCAATTCTTGAAgttgacaaaacaaaacaatcctaTTATGACCACAACAGATGCAACAAACATTCCTTGCCAAAACTTTAGTTTCTTCCTCAAATCCTCATCTTGTTTCAACTTTGCATTGTCCTTCTGCTTAtgttcatcaattttcttcattAGCGACAAAATAACCTCCTTTGCACGAACGGACATTTCAACATCATACCAACTAAAGAAATCACATCCCTTTCTTCCCCGCAACTGCATTGACAAACAATAAATCTTCCCAGACCCATTCAAACAGAAAGAGAAGAGAACTTCATCTACATTGAAACAGATTCAAAGAGAAAGAGAACTTCACTTACCTTGAATAACCCACACCCATTAAACCTCCTCCCAGGATTCCCAGTCGTCCATGAAGTAGTGAGAGGTGAGTCAAGGTCACAGAAGCAACGTACTTCTCTTCTTCGTGACGCACAGCTAGAGGTCGACATGTAACTAGCTTGTGACACTGATGATTAAGGACAAACGATTGAAGACGAAGATGTTGGAGAAATGAAGAGATTGGAGTGAATCGAAATAGTTGATGGAAACAAGGAAAACGAATCTGAATTGGAACAAGGGCGTGAAATTGATTTAGGGCAAGGTGAATTAGGGATTTGAgcattaattcaattaaaataaatttcagaatttttacaaataataaaaaGTGATTTATATTGTAATTAACCAGGTCAGCCATGCCACATAAGCTTTTTTAATGACACATCAGCGTTTTGGGTGGGGGGAGTGGAGGTTAGGACCAAAATCGTGGATTTCAAAGAGGCAGGACCATTTTCGTGAGTTGGTTAAAACACGAGGACTAAAAGTGTAATTAAGCCTTTATTTAAAGGCAATGATACCATAAAAGCAAAATGAATAATATACTAGATAAAAGAAATTTCATTGTTTACTTTATTTGTTGCTATTAAGAGTATTCATGCAATTGCTTATTTTCTAGAACTTGTGATTTTTCTGAATGGTCTATTGATCATATTAGTTATACATATTGGGACACTtatttgttgaaactttgatccTTTTCAAGCCACCCTGtaaagaatattttttattg
Proteins encoded in this window:
- the LOC131632654 gene encoding uncharacterized protein LOC131632654; its protein translation is MSTSSCASRRREVRCFCDLDSPLTTSWTTGNPGRRFNGCGLFKLRGRKGCDFFSWYDVEMSVRAKEVILSLMKKIDEHKQKDNAKLKQDEDLRKKLKFWQGMFVASVVVIIGLFCFVNFKN